A genomic region of Magnolia sinica isolate HGM2019 chromosome 6, MsV1, whole genome shotgun sequence contains the following coding sequences:
- the LOC131249926 gene encoding uncharacterized protein LOC131249926, with the protein MGKYYVVFVGGNLGLYYRWEDAQAYVDRYSRCRHQSYKTYDEVAIAWQNYQATSQNYDRPSRRIQTASPPPHATRRQVQEDLVGTHLTCESYTDVREEHYSFGMMNVIFEVLIGVLLIYVVVVRIVSSIIS; encoded by the exons ATGGGGAAATATTACGTGGTCTTTGTGGGCGGAAATCTCGGCTTATATTACAGGTGGGAGGATGCACAAGCATATGTGGATCGCTACAGTAGATGCAGGCACCAATCGTACAAGACATACGATGAGGTTGCGATAGCTTGGCAGAATTATCAA GCCACTAGCCAGAATTATGATAGACCCTCCAGGAGAATTCAAACTGCTTCTCCTCCTCCACATGCTACGAGGCGTCAAGTGCAAGAGGATCTTGTTGGGACTCACTTGACGTGCGAATCATACACGGATGTGAGAGAAGAACATTATTCTTTTGGAATGATGAATGTTATCTTTGAGGTTCTAATTGGGGTGTTGCTGATATATGTAGTAGTTGTCAGAATTGTTTCTTCTATCATATCATAA